The following coding sequences lie in one Ignavibacteria bacterium genomic window:
- the rsgA gene encoding ribosome small subunit-dependent GTPase A: MEFEENSDGTGVVYKIKERDNYLSRKAPKIKGAGYRGERLEQVIAANVDNLFVVSSVGIPKFNNKAVDRLIVAGESSGLNIYLIINKTDLDNDYEAEAWKELYETVGYHVVASSAVTGEGTDEIRGLLKGKKNIFWGHSGVGKSSLLNTMYPSLKFRTGETSSFTQKGKHTTVTSIMVSVEPETYIIDTPGIREIDPYGITKENLGHYFIEFKPYIDNCRFNTCTHNHEPGCAVVEAVEEEKIPVERYESYLYLLETIEEGIVF; encoded by the coding sequence GTGGAGTTTGAGGAAAACAGCGACGGAACGGGTGTTGTATACAAGATAAAAGAACGTGATAATTATCTTTCCAGAAAAGCCCCTAAAATAAAAGGCGCAGGCTACAGAGGAGAAAGGCTGGAGCAGGTAATTGCGGCAAACGTGGATAATCTCTTCGTCGTAAGCAGCGTCGGCATTCCTAAATTCAACAATAAGGCGGTCGACAGGCTCATAGTTGCAGGCGAAAGTTCAGGCCTCAATATCTATCTCATAATAAATAAAACGGATCTCGACAACGATTATGAGGCCGAAGCATGGAAAGAACTATACGAAACCGTGGGCTACCATGTAGTTGCCAGCAGTGCTGTAACGGGCGAGGGGACCGATGAGATCAGGGGCCTGCTAAAAGGAAAGAAAAATATCTTCTGGGGGCACTCGGGTGTAGGAAAGTCGTCGCTTCTTAACACAATGTATCCCTCCTTAAAATTCAGGACGGGTGAGACCAGTTCTTTTACACAGAAAGGGAAGCATACAACAGTTACAAGCATAATGGTAAGTGTTGAGCCTGAAACATACATAATTGATACTCCGGGAATAAGGGAGATTGATCCATACGGCATTACAAAGGAAAACCTCGGACACTACTTCATAGAATTCAAGCCTTATATAGACAACTGCCGTTTTAACACGTGCACGCATAACCACGAGCCCGGCTGTGCCGTCGTTGAGGCAGTAGAAGAAGAAAAGATTCCGGTTGAACGTTATGAAAGCTACCTTTACCTGCTTGAAACAATTGAAGAGGGGATAGTTTTCTGA